One window from the genome of Microcoleus sp. FACHB-68 encodes:
- the dndC gene encoding DNA phosphorothioation system sulfurtransferase DndC, protein MAREQESGKNQERSIVADLVEDIQSLTTEIQELYCSDEIPWVIGYSGGKDSTAVVQLIWNAISALPSEKRNKTIHVITTDTLVENPIVSAWVNNSLKQMKVAAQEQEMPIQPHLLYPEIKESFWVCLIGKGYPAPRMRFRWCTERLKIQPANRFIRDMVRASGEVILVLGMRKAESNKRATVMAKHEKGRVRDRLSPRSSLVNALAYTPIEDWRNDDVWIYLNQWQNPWGYSNKDLFAMYRGATADNECPLVVDTSTPSCGDSRFGCWVCTMVSQDKSMQAMIQNDEEKEWLQPLLDIRQELDIENDRDKRDFRRIWGQVQLFERNLEGEISIEPIPGPYTKFWREHWVRRVLEAQTQVRKTGPEEMRDITLITQEELIEIRRIWLEEKHEFDDSLPRIYQEVTGTPFEDTRQGVDKKLLGSDEWTVLTEVCEEDEMHLELMARLLDTERQHFTKPRRTGIYGDLEKCFDSSSRDKEKAIDNAHYQRNIKTAVQAVRESDPESLQQVRQALEQTGNPQKDHPGSAGKAKNTVESDANQPKQLSWADVKFAPTNAGDQDTQD, encoded by the coding sequence ATGGCTAGAGAACAAGAATCAGGAAAAAACCAAGAGAGAAGTATAGTTGCAGATCTAGTTGAAGATATTCAATCTTTAACTACTGAAATTCAAGAACTTTACTGCTCAGATGAGATACCTTGGGTGATTGGATATTCGGGAGGTAAAGACAGTACGGCAGTTGTGCAGTTAATTTGGAATGCAATATCTGCTCTCCCCTCAGAAAAGCGCAACAAGACAATTCATGTTATTACCACAGATACGCTGGTAGAGAATCCCATAGTTTCTGCTTGGGTTAACAATTCTCTAAAACAGATGAAGGTTGCTGCTCAAGAACAAGAAATGCCAATACAACCCCACTTGCTCTATCCAGAAATCAAAGAAAGTTTCTGGGTCTGCTTAATAGGGAAGGGATATCCAGCACCTCGTATGCGATTTCGTTGGTGTACAGAACGCTTAAAAATACAACCTGCTAACCGCTTCATTCGTGATATGGTTCGTGCGAGCGGAGAGGTAATTCTTGTCTTGGGTATGCGTAAAGCTGAAAGTAACAAACGCGCTACCGTAATGGCAAAACATGAAAAAGGACGAGTTCGTGATCGCCTCAGTCCTAGATCGAGTTTAGTTAACGCTCTTGCATATACTCCTATTGAAGACTGGCGCAATGATGATGTGTGGATTTATTTGAATCAATGGCAAAACCCTTGGGGATACAGCAATAAAGACTTATTCGCTATGTATCGAGGTGCAACAGCAGATAATGAATGTCCTCTAGTCGTTGATACTTCTACCCCTAGCTGTGGCGATTCTCGCTTTGGCTGCTGGGTTTGCACGATGGTTAGTCAAGATAAATCGATGCAGGCGATGATCCAGAATGATGAGGAAAAAGAGTGGTTACAGCCTCTATTAGATATTCGTCAGGAATTAGATATTGAGAATGATCGCGACAAGAGAGACTTCCGCCGTATCTGGGGTCAGGTACAACTTTTTGAGCGCAATTTAGAGGGAGAAATCTCTATTGAGCCAATTCCTGGGCCTTATACTAAGTTTTGGCGTGAGCATTGGGTGCGGCGAGTATTAGAAGCGCAAACCCAAGTTCGGAAAACCGGCCCTGAAGAAATGCGCGATATCACCTTAATTACCCAAGAAGAATTAATCGAAATTCGCCGCATTTGGTTAGAAGAAAAACACGAATTTGATGATAGCTTGCCTAGAATTTATCAAGAAGTCACCGGCACACCCTTTGAAGACACCCGTCAAGGTGTCGATAAAAAACTGCTAGGCAGCGATGAATGGACAGTCCTTACCGAAGTCTGTGAAGAAGACGAAATGCACCTGGAATTAATGGCAAGATTGCTGGATACCGAACGCCAGCATTTCACAAAACCACGTCGCACCGGCATCTATGGAGATTTAGAAAAATGCTTCGACAGCAGTTCTCGTGACAAAGAAAAAGCCATCGACAACGCCCACTACCAGCGCAACATTAAAACTGCGGTTCAAGCTGTTAGAGAAAGTGACCCTGAAAGCCTCCAGCAAGTCAGGCAAGCCCTCGAACAAACCGGCAATCCCCAAAAAGACCATCCTGGAAGTGCCGGCAAAGCAAAAAACACCGTTGAAAGCGACGCTAACCAACCGAAGCAGCTATCTTGGGCAGATGTAAAATTCGCACCCACAAATGCCGGTGATCAAGACACCCAAGACTAG
- a CDS encoding HNH endonuclease signature motif containing protein: MEFEEIHSFFNTTADKLEACWDIQILSNIANQRVPDFIMSGRGSLLRADIHILWTQWFIESICDPEKFTDSTQSYGHILVAVQKTVPIIFSGISEEERKTLTRYISRLIDKEVQRRSPRKRSFISLEDKKLLWDIYGPEPRCWICGYKFTKWAENKFLGYENYTETPLFQFIDYMTLHGLSQRDICVEVDHAIPFSKGGKEEDNLRLACGWCNSHKSDRISVYDVAIKPRTVEHPKLGKQSVPHPFWVVRLLSVRRRCEYENGCDNTVDHAQLTVVHKHPEGAMNPTNLRVICSEHDPLGSTRLVSREVAEQMRK, encoded by the coding sequence ATGGAATTTGAAGAAATTCATTCTTTCTTTAACACTACGGCAGATAAGCTGGAAGCCTGTTGGGACATACAGATTCTTAGCAATATTGCTAATCAGAGAGTTCCTGACTTTATTATGAGTGGTCGGGGTTCTCTACTTAGAGCAGACATACACATACTTTGGACACAATGGTTTATTGAATCGATCTGTGATCCAGAAAAATTTACTGACTCTACTCAAAGCTATGGTCATATTTTGGTGGCTGTTCAAAAAACAGTTCCTATCATTTTTTCTGGAATTTCTGAGGAGGAGCGCAAAACGCTTACAAGGTATATCTCAAGATTGATAGATAAAGAAGTCCAGCGCCGAAGTCCGAGGAAGCGCAGTTTTATTAGCCTAGAGGATAAAAAGCTTTTATGGGATATTTACGGCCCAGAACCCCGTTGTTGGATTTGTGGATATAAATTTACAAAGTGGGCCGAGAATAAGTTTTTAGGATACGAGAACTATACAGAAACGCCGCTATTTCAGTTTATTGATTACATGACCTTGCATGGTTTGTCTCAACGTGATATTTGCGTTGAAGTTGATCACGCTATACCTTTTTCAAAAGGTGGCAAAGAGGAAGATAACCTTCGTTTAGCCTGTGGATGGTGCAATTCTCACAAAAGTGATCGTATATCTGTATATGACGTTGCAATCAAGCCGCGTACAGTCGAGCATCCGAAACTTGGGAAACAAAGCGTACCTCATCCATTTTGGGTTGTTCGGCTTTTGTCTGTGCGTAGACGCTGTGAGTACGAGAATGGCTGCGATAATACAGTAGATCATGCTCAACTTACAGTAGTTCATAAGCATCCTGAAGGTGCTATGAATCCTACAAATTTGCGTGTTATATGCTCGGAACACGATCCTCTAGGCTCAACCCGTCTAGTAAGCAGGGAAGTTGCGGAACAAATGCGTAAATAA